AATCTCGTTTGGATAAGAGATAGAGGAGGCACCACACACTTCCACAGAAACCTCAAGAAGTGATATAAAACATTATCCCAATTAAAAGACCCAACCCTTTTTGGTTCCGTTtgacttttttgtttgttaagagAGCAAGACTATGGGAAGTGTACAGTTGAATGGTTCAGGCTTAGTAGCTTCTCTATCTCCAACTCATATCTTTAGCCACAAAACCAAACTTATTAACGCGAAGTCATCCTTTTTACGCTCAAAACACAATGCCACCAGAGCCAAAACCATCCGAGCCATAAACACCGCACCAGCGAGCCAGCCTCCAGTCGCAGCTGAGCCTGATGACGAACCTCCTGCGGTCGATTTTGCGTTCGTCCATGTAAGTAGTGATCTTAACTCAGCGTGTTATTAAACTCTTCTTAGTTATATATCGTTCACAAGGATAAGTAAATTGATTACAGAAACTAGtagattttaatgtttttatattgaaacaaaatatttaaagccAAATTTTGAACGGTTTTTTAGTTAACAGAAAGTTACTTATAGTGTGGATGATATATTTGTTAGTCGGTGTTGTTACCGGACGGGACACCGGATGTGCATTGGAGAAGAGCGTGCGGTGGACAGAAACTTAGAGACATAATGTTGGACACTAACATCGAACTCTATGGTCCTTACGTATGATTTCTAACTCACTTTGATCATTTCTAACTCAgtttaatcaaaataatttgGAGTAACATTTTAATGTGTCAATTAACTTGGCAGAGTAAGCCCTTGTCAAACTGCGCAGGAGTAGGAACTTGCGCTACTTGCATGGTCGAGGTATACATATATCTCTACCTATATCTTATGTAATAGTAACTTCTTAATAAATAATCAACAAAGCTTATAAGATTTTGATTTCTCTAGTAAGCTTAATTAACAATTTTGTGACACCCGCcactttcaaaatataataaattgataaaagcggaaataaaataataatacaactcaaataataataatcttcatataatataaaagtcaatacgGTAACAAAAGGCCCAAAAAGCCCAACATCGATAACATCcgaaatataaaatacgatataaaccgaaagtctgaaataggaataacatagacgataaaagtccaaaggcctaaaggcccgataaagataaaagcggtaaaagcgatagaagcccaaaagcccaatagcaccggtccgataatcactcctgctcatcGGTCTCACCTAAAAAGGGGGAAAGaatgaggggtgagcgacaggggaatcgctcagcgaggtatgggatgctaccccgaagtccatggacccggacatagcactccgaataaatataatttaattctaatgcatgtcaaacacagtacctaaagtactcaagcaacaaacaatggtcctagcgaggtgcgcactcgccgcccactaacaggccaaaacactaccgaaaaggtgctcggttcatacacacaccgaaaaagtgctcggtaacacacgcccgtagacgatttatcgacacttccagtctacggctcaaccggtcgactaaagttggccgtgacctccatacaatccggcatacagcagtccgactctgtatccgtctccaaacaaaaacaatcctagctaagaatttacattaagtgaaacaatcaatgttgaatcctctaaccccctagttccggtttatgcaaagaacctaaaactaaacaagcaatgacagactcgatttcacacagacggaacacattaaaaataaattatacttattcgaggtcctaagtCGAATAAGAGGAGttcgggaatagaccctcactTTAGCAACAATAAGAGgtggtatctatgaactccagctgctcaaatggactccaaatctgaaatcagatcgaaatttcgagtcagaacgcctttcgaacggtttaaaacgggtatttacggaaaagtcaacccgctggtcaaagattaattatttaattaattaattaattaattaattaattaatccggttttccctaaccgatttccaattgattttaaccgaccggtttaatcaaaccgaatcgaaatcgatttaaaccggtcaaaccaccggttgactcggccgagttggcgaGTCACCGGCGAATCACCGGTGTCGGtcgccggcggcgacggcggcttaccggaaaatcaacggcggcgacggcggcgaGGCGGCGACGCGGCGGCGGCTTCTCGGCGGCGGACGGACGGTGGTCGGTCACGGCGGCTCCGGCGAACGTTGGTCGGAGACGGCGGCGCGTGACCGGAACTCGCGGTGGCTCCGGCGGACGGCGGTGGCGCGTGAGTTTCACGGGCGCGCCGAGGCGAATCTTCAGGAGGCGCGTgcggcttcgtccgggctccgtttgaggcgtggttggtgtctacggcttcgtctcgacgagaggaacacgatgatggccTTGGATGTACGAGATGATCAATGGTTAGGAAGTTATGGGTGATTTACTAAACGGAAACGAAAATGAGCTTAAGGAATGCGGTTTCCGGCGGTTACCTAGGGCGTTTATCGGTGGTGGCAAGCTGAACGTGATCACGGCACACGGttgctccggcgacgagctcaggtgagctttctctctctttctctctctcttctctctctctctctctccctccatctctctctctttctctttaaagaagttggggatggtggagatggtgggtgtggtggggatggtggagatggtggagatagTGGGGATAGTGGAGGTGGgtcattacaattctcccccactaacAAGGAATTCGACCCCGAATTCACGTCACCAAATTCTCCAATGACACCTCGAAACAGCTCTGGATAATCAATCCTCATTTGGGGCTCGGACTCCCAGGTATCCTCCTGAATTCCGTCTCCCTCCCAACGAACCTTGATCAACATGGTCATCATTCCACGATCTGCTTTCACTTGGCGATCCAATATCTCTACTGGTTGGCACAACCCACGTAACCCTTTGCCAAGGTTTCTAGGTGGTTGCTGCAAAATGAGCTCTGGCTCTCTCACTACTTTCCTCAAAACGGAAACATGAAACACGTCATGGAAATCTGATAACTCTCCTGATAAATCTAGTCGGTAAGCAACTGCTCCAATCCGCTCCAAAATAGGATATGGTCCCATATATCTCGGTTTAAGCTTCTTTAGCTTCCGAGTCTTAGATCCTCCCTGAAATGTCCTCATTTTCAGGTATACTAGGTCGCCAACTTGAAACTCCAAATCTCTTCGCCGTTtatctgcataactcttctgACGGTCATGGGCTTCCTTAAGCCGCATCTTGAGCATCTCAACCTGTTCGACTGTCTCTTGAACCATGGCTGGTTCTATCTCACGTCGCTCTCCCACTTCCGTCCAACAAAGTGGTGTGCGACAAGGCCTACCATATAGAGCCTCATATGGTGCCATCCCAATACTCGAAtgatagctgttgttgtaggcaaACTCGGCTAGAGGTAGATACTTCACCCAACTACCTTCCCAATCTAAAACACAAGCTCTGAGCATATCCTCCAAAGTCTGAATAGTCCTCTCTGACTGACCATCTGTTTGCGGGTGATAAGCCGTACTCATATGAACTTTCGTCCCAAGCGCCTTCTGGAAGGCTCTCCAAAACTCAGACGTGAACTTTGTATCCCGATCCGATACAATGCTGACCGGAACTCCATGCAATCTTACAATCTCGCTGATGTAAGTCTGTGCTAGCTGATCAGCTCTGTCTGTCTTCTTAACTGCTAGAAAATGGGCTGACTTCGTAAGTCTATCCACGATTACCCATATGGCATTCTTCCCTCCTGATGTAGTCGGCAAACCCGTCACGAAATCCATAGTTACCATGTCCCATTTCCACTCAGGTAATGGCAGGTTTTGTAATAACCCGCTAGGAACCTGATGCTCGGCTTTAACCATCTGACACGTCTGACATTGCGATACAGTTGAAGCAACATCTCTCTTCATACCAGGCCAATGGTAATATCgcttcagatccctatacatcttgGTATTTCCTGGATGAATCGAGAAACTCGAGTGGTGTGCTTGCCGTAATATCTCCTTTCTTAACAACTCATCATTGGGCACACAAATCCTGTTTCGATACATGAACATCCCGTTGGTGGCTGTATGAAAACCAATACTCTCCATCTCGATCTGCTTACGCAAAGCTTCATCACTATCCTGAGCTTTGCGTATCCTCCATAGTAAGTCTGCCCGCTCTACAGCCTCAGCGCCAACTGACTCTCCCTCTACAGTAACTGCACATAATCTTAGACTAGCAAGTGTCCCAGTAAGCTCCTGGACCTCTTTGGTTCCCGATATATCGCTTCTGCGCCTACTCAAGGCATCCGCCACATGATTGGCTTTTCCCGGGTGATATGTGATCTCCAAATTGTAGTCTGCTAACAACTCCATCCATCTACGCTGCCTCAAATTCAAGTCCGTTTGCGTAAATATGTACTTCAGACTCTGGTGGTCCGTGAAAATCTTCACCTTCTCTCCATACAAGTATGACCTCCagatctttaatgcaaatacaaCTGCTGCCAACTCCAAATCATGAGTAGGATAATTGGTCTCGTGAGGCCTCAACTGTCGTGATGCATAGGCAATGACCTGACCTTCCTGCATCAGTACACATCCCAATCCGGTGCCTGACGCATCAGTGTAAACATCATATGGTACCCCTGGCCTCGGGAGTACCAAAACTGGCGCATGGGTCAGCTGTCGCTTCAACTCAGTGAAACTCCCCGAACATTCCTCTGTCCAATCAAACTCGGTGTCTTTTCCTGTTAGCCGTGTCATTGGCTTTGCAATGCTAGCAAAATTTTTGACATACTTTCTGTAGTATCCTGCCAAACCGAGAAAACTGCGGATCTCCGTCGCATTCTTAGGTGTCGGCCACTCTGAAATGGCGCTAATCTTCTCCTGATCTACGGCAACTCCTGCTTCTGAAACCACGTGACCCAAAAATCCAATCTtcttctgccaaaagctacactTACTCAGCTTGGCAAATAACTGATGTTCCCGAAGCTTACCCAACACAATTCGCAAATGTTCAGCATGCTCCTCTCTACTCCGAGAATAAACCAAGATGTCATCTATGAAAACGATCACACACTTATCTAAGTGCTCACGGAATACATCATTCATAAGCTTCATGAACGCGGCTGGTGCGTTCGTCAAcccaaatggcatcaccacaAATTCGTAATGTCCATAACGGGTACGGAATGCCGTCTTCCGCACATCTCCCTCAGCTATCGCAATCTGGTGGTATCCCGATGCCAAGTCAATCTTAGAGAACCATGAAGCTCCCTGCAACTGGTCCAACAACTCGTCGATACGCGGGAGCGGGTACTTATTCTTGATGGTCACTTTGTTCAAACCTCTGTAATCTATACAAAGTCTgaaactcccatctttcttcttcacaaacaacACTGGTGCTCCCCACGGTGACGTACTCGGCCTGATAAACCCCTTATCAGATAGCTCCTCCAATTGTTTCTTTAACTCTGCCATCTCAGTTGGTGCGAGACGGTATGGAGCTCGTGAAATTGGTGCTGCTCCTGGCTCTACTTCTATTGTAAGAACGTCCGCTCTAGCTGGTGGTGGCCCTTTTAAAGGCTCAAAAACATCCTCGTACTCGGCGACCACTGGTATATCATGCAGCTTCTGTTGACCGTCCTCCTTAACCATCGAAATGGTTGCCAAGAATCCCTCTGCTCCACTTTCCAATAACTCTTCTGCACGCAACATGGAGACGATAGAAATTTCCCGGTGTGTCTGAATTCCCTCGCAAatgatctttccttcttctctaGGGATATTAACtcttgccttcggacaatccaAGACTACTCGATGTCGCGACAGCCAATCCATCCCAAGTATAACATCGTAGGAGCTCATCTCCATCTCCGTCAAATCTCCGAGCAACTCGACTCCTCCAAGTAGAACTGGTACATCGTGATGAATGCCAACTGCACCCAACTTCTCCGTGCCGGCAGTCTGGATCTGCTTAGCCTTCGGTTCAAAGACTCCACGAAAAGACCAAGACTGGACTAAGcgcggactcacaaaactatgagaGGCTCCCGTGTCGAATAAGGTATAAGCTGACTCTCCTCCAACTAAAACCGATCCTACACGAGATTTTTACTAACTACACATGACAACCACGAGCCAAAATACCCAAACACAAACAAGTATGGAAAAGACTCATACCTGCTATCGGCTCAGCTCCCTGAGGATCTCCAACCGCAAACACACGTGGAGCGATGGCTAGACGCTTCGGTGGTGGTGGAAGTGCCGCATTGTCCTTCCTCGGGCAATCTCTGATGAAGTGACCTGGCTGACCACAGCCAAAGCAAACATGTGCCGCTGCTGGTGCTGCTGGTGCTGCAATCTGTCTGACTGGTGGCGTATCCAATGGCCTAGCTCGACAAAACTTCGCAATGTGTCCAATCCTACCGCAAGTAAGACACCTCATACACTGCCCACTGTGACTGCGATGGCAACGAGGACATATCGGTAATCCCGACGGGTCCCCTGCTCTCCTTTGAGACTCTGGAGCTTTTCCAGACTTAACATGAACTGCTTTGGCGAGTTCCTTCTCCTCCGCCAAGCCTGCCTCCTGCTCGGCAGCTTTCTCCACCAAATCTCCCAACCGGTGGTAAGTGACTACGCGACACCTGTTACGAATCTCCACTCGCATCCCACTCAAAAACTTTCTAATCAAGTCTTCTTCTGAAATGCCCACTCCTGCAAATCTGCGAAGTTGGTTGAACACAACCTCATACTCCCTGATAGACATCTCTCCCTGGCTTACATGCTCGAACTCGCACTTCTTCCTATCCATCGCTTCCTTCGGAAAGTATTTCCTATCGAACTCTCGAATGAAATCAGCGAAAGTAAGTCTCTCTGGCCCAAAATGGCTCAATCGTATTCCCTCCCACcatataagagcatctccacgAAGGTACTGCATAGTCAATCTGAGCGACAACTCTGGTGGACACTCAATAATCTCCAGCTTCCGCTGCAAGGCTAACTTCCAATCGTGTGCAGCTACAGCATCCACTGTCCCGCTAAAATGCTCCATCTCCATGTTTCTCATCTGACATGTCAGCCTGTAGAACCTCTCATTATAAACCGGGTAAACATGAGGTcgcggtggtggtggcggtaGATCCTGAACACCATGAGCAAACTGCTGAACTGGACCCTGCTGCAGAGGAACCTGTGGAAGGGGAACCTGCTGAACGGGATCCTGATGATCATGCTGAGCTGGAATCTGCTGATCTTGTTGGACATGAACCAGTGGAACTTGCTGAACCTGAATCTGCGGTCCCTGCTGAACGGCAGCCATCTGACGAGCAACCTCCTGAGCAGCTACTCGGGCGGCCTCCTGAGCGGCCTGCCTGGCTGCCTCCTGGGCAATCTGCTGAAGTGCTTCCTGAGCGGCCTGTCTAGCGGCATCCTGAACCATCTGTCTCAATGCATCCTGATCAACTGGTGGAGCCGCGGGTGGTGGAACTGCGGGCTGCTCATGCTCATCTACATTGTCTCTAACGGCTCTGGCGGTCTGGGCACGGGTGGTTCTTCTCCTTGGCGGCATCTAAAAGGAAAGCGAAAAGTTAACTTACGCTGAACTTTGGATACCAACATTTTAAGGAGCAGTGATATCGAACGAAAAggtgctatttatttttattttcaaaattcccaaatccccgaaaatattttgaaatcgtgtaaaaccgtcaaaaccgaataaaaccagGTCTCCAaaaatcgccatcccgggtcggagccgggacggaacccgctctgataccaaattgtgacacccgccactttcaaaatataataaattgataaaagcggaaataaaataataatacaactcaaataataataatcttcatataatataaaagtcaatacgGTAACAAAAGGCCTAAAAGCCCAACATCGATAACATCcgaaatataaaatacgatataaaccgaaagtctgaaataggaataacatagacgataaaagtccaaaggcctaaaggcccgataaagataaaagcggtaaaagcgatagaagcccaaaagcccaatagcaccggtccgataatcactcctgctcatcGGTCTCACCTAAAAGGGGGAAAGaatgaggggtgagcgacaggggaatcgctcagcgaggtatgggatgctaccccgaagtccatggacccggacatagcactccgaataaatataatttaattctaatgcatgtcaaacacagtacctaaagtactcaagcaacaaacaatggtcctagcgaggtgcgcactcgccgcccactaacaggccaaaacactaccgaaaaggtgctcggttcatacacacaccgaaaaagtgctcggtaacacacgcccgtagacgatttatcgacacttccagtctacggctcaaccggtcgactaaagttggccgtgacctccatacaatccggcatacagcagtccgactctgtatccgtctccaaacaaaaacaatcctagctaagaatttacattaagtgaaacaatcaatgttgaatcctctaaccccctagttccggtttatgcaaagaacctaaaactaaacaagcaatgacagactcgatttcacacagacggaacacattaaaaataaattatacttattcgaggtcctaagccgaataagaggagttcgggaatagaccctcactTTAGCAACAATAAGAGgtggtatctatgaactccagctgctcaaatggactccaaatctgaaatcagatcgaaatttcgagtcagaacgcctttcgaacggtttaaaacgggtatttacggaaaagtcaacccgctggtcaaagattaattatttaattaattaattaattaattaattaattaattaatccggttttccctaaccgatttccaattgattttaaccgaccggtttaatcaaaccgaatcgaaatcgatttaaaccggtcaaaccaccggttgaccgagtcaccgagttgactcaccgggttgactcggccgagttggcgagtcaccggcgagtcaccggtgtcggtcgccggcggcgacggcggcggcttaccggaaaatcaacggcggcgacggcggcgaGGCGGCGACGCGGCGGCGAGGCGGCGACGCGGCGGCGCGGCGGCGAGGCGGCGACGCGGCGGCGCGGCGGCGACGCGGCGACGCGGCGGCGCGGCGGCGAGGCGGCGACGCGGCGGCGCGGCGGCGAGGCGGCGACGCGGCGGCGGCTTCTCGGCGGCGGACGGACGGTGGTCGGTCACGGCGGCTCCGGCGAACGTTGGTCGGAGACGGCGGCGCGTGACCGGAACTCGCGGTGGCTCCGGCGGACGGCGGTGGCGCGTGAGTTTCACGGGCGCGCCGAGGCGAATCTTCAGGAGGCGCGTgcggcttcgtccgggctccgttttaggcgtggttggtgtctacggcttcgtctcgacgagaggaacacgatgatggccTTGGATGTACGAGATGATCAATGGTTAGGAAGTTATGGGTGATTTACTAAACGGAAACGAAAATGAGCTTAAGGAATGCGGTTTCCGGCGGTTACCTAGGGCGTTTATCGGTGGTGGCAAGCTGAACGTGATCACGGCACACGGttgctccggcgacgagctcaggtgagctttctctctctttctctctctctttctctctctctctctccctccatctctctctctttctctttaaagaagttggggatggtggagatggtgggtgtggtggggatggtggagatggtggagatagTGGGGATAGTGGAGGTGGGTCAttacaaatttaaatgatgtttttttcAGATAAGTTATTTCCTGATCACTCTTTGCAGATTGTAAATGGAAAGGAGCTTCTAA
This region of Brassica napus cultivar Da-Ae chromosome C5, Da-Ae, whole genome shotgun sequence genomic DNA includes:
- the LOC106401011 gene encoding photosynthetic NDH subunit of subcomplex B 3, chloroplastic isoform X1, whose translation is MGSVQLNGSGLVASLSPTHIFSHKTKLINAKSSFLRSKHNATRAKTIRAINTAPASQPPVAAEPDDEPPAVDFAFVHSVLLPDGTPDVHWRRACGGQKLRDIMLDTNIELYGPYSKPLSNCAGVGTCATCMVEGVYRWWQAERDHGTRLLRRRAQIVNGKELLNPRTDIEKEKLKRKPKNWRLACQTNVGNPDSTGLVVIQQLPEWKAHEWNIPRNLPIDDDPETST
- the LOC106401011 gene encoding photosynthetic NDH subunit of subcomplex B 3, chloroplastic isoform X2 codes for the protein MGSVQLNGSGLVASLSPTHIFSHKTKLINAKSSFLRSKHNATRAKTIRAINTAPASQPPVAAEPDDEPPAVDFAFVHSVLLPDGTPDVHWRRACGGQKLRDIMLDTNIELYGPYSKPLSNCAGVGTCATCMVEIVNGKELLNPRTDIEKEKLKRKPKNWRLACQTNVGNPDSTGLVVIQQLPEWKAHEWNIPRNLPIDDDPETST